A DNA window from Pseudomonadota bacterium contains the following coding sequences:
- a CDS encoding PBP1A family penicillin-binding protein — protein MGFIFRNFWKKMFYLFLFGTVSSVLLVLGVYIHFSKDLPDFTGLEDYRPLQITKVYAEDGTLIDEFAKEKRIYTPISEIPKDVIAAYLAAEDTSFYTHGGFDIKGIVRAMLVNIMTNKLQGASTITQQVAKTFLLSSERTYTRKIKELILARRIESHFTKNQILELYLNQIYLGNGTYGVAAAAKGYFGKRLDELDIGERAMLAGLPKAPSSYNPYRRYERAISRRNVVLMRMLDENVITQEEYETVKASDLNLAPRAGSSFPVGGFYREAVRRQVEDDFGTDALYEKGYSVFTTLDPVLQKAAEDAAMRGAVDYHKRHGYQGPYQQMEEFEEEAADALIMKYEEKYKEYQAFGTFAVVTSVSDSVVELYLGDGDIGFMPFKDVEWAKEVTTMDENGELLEKPKLGAEPKSFAEFMTVGDLIAVKPSGPEGTYALSFMPKVQVALVAIDPLTGAIRALVGGFGDTKGFNRALQGKRQVGSSFKPFVYGYALMNGYTPATTVLDAPVVVREGEFGKAWKPQNYNKRFYGDTPLRVGLEKSRNLMTIRLAQDLGIRRIIRFAESFGLDGDFQPDLSTALGSGNVSLASLTSAYASFVNGGFIVKPYMVERVMSGHGQTLQSHDSLCRNCSDVTDIPEPFHEKVQVMPATAAYQTANMLRGVVERGTARRAKKLPGFVGGKTGTTNDYIDAWFMGFSPELAVGVWIGFDNPVTLGHGESGSRAALPIWVDFMGQALTHVERREMVVPKGISFVRIDADTGERPTALSERTIMEAFVPGTEPELKTIPNTFGGTAEPVEDFEDLGIY, from the coding sequence ATGGGTTTTATTTTTAGAAATTTTTGGAAGAAAATGTTTTACCTGTTCCTGTTTGGAACGGTTTCATCTGTACTACTTGTGCTGGGTGTTTACATCCACTTTTCTAAAGATCTGCCAGACTTCACAGGACTAGAAGATTACCGCCCTCTACAAATTACCAAAGTGTACGCTGAAGACGGTACTTTGATTGATGAGTTTGCAAAAGAGAAGCGTATTTATACGCCAATCTCTGAAATTCCAAAAGATGTGATTGCGGCATACCTTGCGGCTGAGGATACAAGTTTCTATACGCACGGCGGGTTTGATATTAAAGGTATTGTGCGTGCCATGCTTGTGAACATTATGACAAACAAGCTACAAGGGGCGAGTACCATTACTCAACAGGTCGCAAAAACCTTCCTTCTGAGTAGTGAACGTACATACACACGTAAAATTAAAGAACTTATCCTTGCGCGCCGTATTGAGAGTCATTTTACAAAGAACCAAATTTTAGAGCTGTACCTGAACCAAATTTACCTTGGTAACGGAACTTACGGCGTTGCTGCAGCAGCTAAAGGTTACTTTGGTAAGCGCCTTGATGAACTTGATATTGGTGAGCGTGCCATGCTGGCAGGTCTGCCAAAGGCACCTTCTAGCTATAATCCGTACCGCCGTTATGAGCGTGCGATCTCTCGTCGTAATGTAGTGTTGATGCGTATGCTGGATGAAAATGTGATTACTCAAGAAGAATACGAAACCGTTAAAGCATCAGATTTGAACCTTGCGCCACGTGCAGGATCAAGCTTCCCAGTTGGTGGATTTTACCGTGAAGCTGTACGCCGCCAAGTCGAAGATGATTTTGGAACAGATGCCCTTTATGAAAAAGGCTACAGCGTTTTCACAACGCTTGACCCTGTTCTGCAAAAAGCAGCTGAAGACGCTGCAATGCGTGGTGCTGTAGATTACCATAAGCGCCACGGCTACCAAGGACCTTACCAACAGATGGAAGAGTTTGAAGAAGAGGCGGCAGATGCGCTGATTATGAAGTACGAAGAGAAGTACAAAGAGTACCAAGCCTTCGGTACATTTGCTGTTGTAACATCTGTTTCTGACAGTGTTGTTGAGCTTTATCTTGGCGATGGTGATATTGGGTTTATGCCTTTTAAAGATGTTGAGTGGGCTAAAGAAGTAACCACAATGGATGAGAATGGTGAACTTCTTGAAAAACCAAAGCTTGGTGCTGAGCCTAAGAGCTTTGCTGAGTTTATGACTGTAGGTGATTTGATTGCTGTGAAGCCTTCTGGACCTGAAGGCACGTATGCCCTCAGTTTTATGCCAAAGGTGCAAGTGGCTCTTGTTGCGATTGATCCATTAACAGGCGCTATTCGTGCTTTGGTTGGTGGTTTTGGTGATACCAAAGGCTTTAACCGTGCGCTGCAAGGTAAGCGTCAGGTTGGTTCATCATTTAAGCCGTTTGTATATGGCTATGCCCTTATGAATGGTTACACGCCTGCGACAACAGTACTAGATGCACCCGTTGTTGTACGTGAAGGTGAGTTTGGTAAGGCTTGGAAACCACAGAACTACAACAAGCGTTTTTACGGTGATACGCCACTGCGTGTCGGACTTGAAAAGTCTCGTAACCTGATGACGATTCGTCTTGCTCAAGATCTTGGTATTCGTCGCATTATTCGTTTTGCGGAAAGCTTTGGACTTGATGGTGATTTTCAGCCAGACCTGTCCACGGCTCTTGGTTCCGGTAACGTTTCTCTTGCAAGCCTTACATCAGCTTATGCAAGCTTTGTAAATGGTGGCTTTATTGTGAAGCCTTACATGGTTGAGCGTGTGATGTCTGGCCATGGCCAAACACTACAAAGCCATGATTCGCTTTGCCGTAACTGCTCGGATGTTACTGATATCCCAGAGCCTTTCCACGAAAAAGTACAGGTCATGCCAGCAACAGCAGCATACCAGACAGCAAACATGTTGCGTGGTGTGGTTGAACGCGGTACTGCGCGCCGTGCCAAAAAGCTTCCAGGCTTTGTTGGTGGGAAAACAGGCACAACAAACGACTACATTGATGCATGGTTTATGGGCTTCTCGCCAGAGCTTGCTGTTGGGGTTTGGATTGGCTTTGATAACCCTGTAACACTCGGCCATGGTGAAAGTGGTTCACGTGCGGCTCTACCAATTTGGGTCGACTTTATGGGGCAAGCCCTGACACATGTGGAGCGTCGTGAAATGGTTGTACCAAAGGGCATCTCATTTGTGCGTATTGATGCCGATACAGGTGAGCGTCCTACAGCTCTAAGTGAGCGCACCATTATGGAAGCCTTTGTACCG